ATCCTGCCCCTTTCCCAAGGGAAATTTCGGTAACCCTGTAGACATTTTTCCCTCCTCTAAAACTCGATCGTTTCTAAATTGACAAGTGGCACTTCAATTTCTAAGCCGTTTTCCAGGCGAACCAGAGCTGAAGGAACAATGTATCCGCTTTCCAGAACCATCTCCCTTCGGCCCGATTCCAGCACTTCTCCAAAGAGGCCCCTGTAAGGCCCACGGCTCACTTTTACCTTCGGACTACCTTCTTTTCTGGCTCTGAAAGAGGGTGCTATGATCTCCCCCGGAACCGATATGAAAATTGAAGGAGGCGTGGCAAGGATAGATACCTCATAGCCTTCTGAACTGTGGAGGAGCTCAAAGGCAGGCAAATTCATCGGGATTTGCCCGAACCCTTCTGTCAGAATCACTGGATAAGGCATGGCTAAGGCTCTCTCTATTAAAGAGGCTTTCAGGCTACCGGTCACAATACCACTTACCTGAAGAGCGGCGGCTCTGGAAAGAGTTTCCTCGTCCTGGATGGTGCCACACACCACAATGAAGCCTCTGGCCGAAGCCTGAAGGTTTTCAGGAAGCAGGGGTTTCTCCCGGCTCCCCACGATTTTTAAAATGCCATCCCTTTCTTTCCCATTGCTCCATATCCCCTCTATCAGTGCACCCCTGCTTTCTATGATTGCCCCGTAATAGGGGATTATCCGGCTTACCAGCCCTTTCAGGCCGGCCTTGAGCTCTATGCTCCCCGATGTCGTTTCCAGAATTACCACTCCCATGCCTGTGGCGGCTACTTTCCCTGATACAGGGGATGTATAACTTACGAAAGTGAAGGGTAAAAGGCCTTTCCGGGAAGCTATTTCCTCCCCGGCTTCAACCCTATCTCCAGGCCTTTTCTTCAGGAAGCGTTCCAGTTCATTCTCTTTGACCCCAAGTTCTCTGGCTACATCAAGGCACACCCAGCCGTGCAGTTCAGCCACCGCAATGGTCCGGGAAGGTTCAACAGATTCTCCGGGCCTGACCAGCACTTCCCCCGGGATTGGGAGTCGCCTTTCCACTTCTATGGATGAAAAAGGCGTTATGCGGATAGACCTTACGGAATTCATGTCTCCATCCCCAGAAGCCATTTCTGGATTTTCTCCCGCCGGGCGGGTAAGGTCAGGGGTCTACCCCTGGCATCCAGTATTATGCCTACAATACCACCTCTTACTTCCAATTCCTTCGGTATCGGGCCGAGGTTTAGTCCTCTGGAAAGGTTAATCTTTAAGGACGCCTTGCGGCCGGGGGCCAGGGGTATAACCTCTATGTTCCCCCCCTTTACTTCCGCTTCCAAATACCTTCCGTCATCGAAATGGATGCCCGCTTTGATAGCGACAGTTCCCTCTGGTGCGGAACCCGAGGGAGCTATTACTGTGCCCACCGGGGTGAGAGCGTCACGTTCCAGGATTTCAAAAACAGCCTGAGGGTTAATGTAGACAAGGGAACCAAGGGGAGTGCAGAGCCCCAGTCTATCTACCGCCAGCATGGTTATCCCTGAAAGCTGGAAAGCATCAATCACCGCAAGGGTCAACCACCCCACTATCGGGAAGGAACTCAAGGCTCCACCCGTCAGCACTATCATATCCACCGAAAGTTCAGGGCCGAAAAAGGCTTTGAGAGGCTCCTGAGCGGTGAGGAAAGCTTCCATGAGCGTTTCCCTGAGGATTGCTCCTTCCAGAAGGAGCTCCTCTTTCGTAAGAGATATGGTTTCAGGACGAAGGGCTTTTTCCAGAATAGCCTCAGCCACCTTTTCATGGTCAACTTCTATGGGGAGCCAGCGGGTGACTCTTTCCAGGTCCTTAAGGAGAAAATACGCCCGGCAGGGGCTCAGGTCGCTCTGGACAACGGTGAGGAAGTTGTCCTTCTTAGCGCCAATTATCGTAATATAAGTTCCGCCTGCATCTACCCCCAGCACGCCCCCCTCAAAACCGTATAAGGAGCTTAGATAACGCACTATCAGGGTAAAGGAGGAAAGGGAAGGGATAAGGGGGGCAGAAAGGGTTGAGCGCAAATAACCCAGGTTGTATATTTCCGAAATCCTCAGCTGGCGGTAGAGCTCCTCCAGTTCCCTGAAGAGGGTCCCAATGTTTTGTTCCTCAAGAGAAGGCATTAAGTTCTCAACCAATCGGAGTTGCGTCAGGCCGCTGAGGAGTTCCTCCACAGGGCCATAGGCTGCGCTGTTTCCCGCAAAAATTACAGGAGGCTTCCATGGTACCGGAAAAAGGGGGTAAACTAGGGAAAGCATCTGGGCCATTTCCACAAGAGGTGCCGGATTGCTCCTCTCCGCCCCCCCCGCTATCAATATAAGGTCGGGTAAGTTTTCATTAAAAGTGCGCAGGAGGCGTTCGATCCTGGCATTCCGGCTTTCTTCTGTCAGATAAGAGAAAGAGCCAGTTTCTTTAGTATAATAGCACTTCACAGCCCTGCGGGCAGCCTCAAGGCTTATTTCCGATAGCCCCATCAGCATTACTTTCAGGGGAGGGGGGAAGCTCACAGAGGCTGTAAAGAAATCAACGCCATCAAGCTCCCTTTCCGGGATAAGAGGCATGCCTTCAGTACCCGTAAGGCGGCGGCCAGTGGCTTTTTCTATCCTGGATATCGCCTCTTGCAGACTCCTGAGAGGGTCATGTTCAAAGGTGGGAGCCCACCCCTTTGCTACAAAACGGTAATTACCATCGGCCCTGTCTATAAGGAAGGCCTTGGTCCAGAGGCTTCCCCAATCCACTGTAAGGATAGAACCCACTGCAAACCTTTCTACCACCCTACTGCCTCCAGCAGGAACTTTACACGCGAGATCAGAAGGGTCACGAAAGTGACAAAGCCTGTGGCGAAAAGAGCTCCAAGAGCAATCATAATGAAGGTCCTGCCCAGAGAGGCCCACGCTCTCAGGAGCCTCTTCCTGCGGGTTCCGGTAAAGTAAAAGTAAAACAACGTGCTCAGGGTTCCCAACAGGATTATAAAGTTATTGAGGGCTTTCCCGACCCCCGTTTGAGCGGGATTGAGGGGCAGGATAGAGGCCCGCACTTGAGGCCATAGAGTTCCGGCTATTGCTCCCCCTACGGCCAGGGCTGCTCCAACGCCAAAAAGAAAAGCCAGAGATACATTCCCGAGCCACCCCATCCTGGGCAGAAGCTTGGTCAGAAGGAGAACTCCGAGGACGAACGGGACCAGCAAACTGATGTTGCCCTGAGGGTCCTGAAGGAGAGGAAAGAGGAGCTTCTGTTCAATGATAGCTACGTAGGTTACCAAGAAGGCATACCCTGCAGTTACTCCTATTAGGATGTGAAGGGCCAGCCGGTATAGGAAATTATCCTTTATCAGGTAGCTGAAAACTATCAAAGTTAAAGCAAAAGCTACCCATTGGCCCAACACGTCAAGGTTAATCATAAATCTCTCCTTTTTGCCTTAAACGGCCCCTTTGCCCCGGATGAGGCTTCCGGCCAGGATTATGAACAGGGCAATTACAATGGCAAAGGCTTGCACGGGTACTGCCCTTGCCGATTCCGATAGCTTGCCCCGAAGGGCTTCGTAGAGAGCGGCATCAGTCACACCCCCCAGTAACCCTTTTAATTGCCCTGAATTCAGGTAAGGCTCGGCATAAGATTTCAAACCCGCTATCACCACTGCAACCATCGGAACCTGATGGATGGAGCCCACCTGTTCGATCCATCCCACAAGAGCAGGCGATTGCGCACTGAGCATGACCACCAATTTCCAATCAGTGAATTTCTCTATACCCTGGAACGCCCGAAAGGAATTCAGAGGTTCACCGTAAAGGTAATCGTACTCTACGAGCTCTTTAACTGAAATGCCCAGAGCCCGAAGGCTCGCTTCCACTGCGGGTATGTAGCCGAGGTTGACAAATTCTTCCCCATAACGAAAGCCGAGTTTTTCCATCAGGCCCTGGGCCAAGGCCGGACCCGTGGGGTTCAAGCTGAGGATTGCCAGGGAGCATCCCCTGTCCCTGAGGTGCGCAAGGACCGGGGAGGCTATCATTTCCATTTCCCCAGCCATATATGGCTCGTAATCAAATGCCACCAGTACAGGGGAATTTTCAGGAAGGGCCTCTACTGTCTGGAAAAGCGCTTCCACTCCGGGTGGAGTTGGAGGAGAACCTGAAGGAATAGAGGGCCACCCCAGAAGCAGGGGCACCAGCACCGCCAGGAAGAGAACAAAATAAATAAATCTGTGGGTGCGGACTTTTCTGGCTGGAACTCTAATTTTCACCGAGGGTGCGATCGGGGCCAGCTTAAGTAGTTTCTGGATTTCTTCCCTGCCAGGACCCAGCTCAGCCCTTTCCCTGCGGATGGATATTCTTTCGGGAGGCATAAAGATCGCGGCGGGCTTCAGCACCCCTTTCAACCCTTTCAGGGCTCCTTCTTCCTCGGCCTCTTCCTCGGGCATGCTGGGGACTTCAACAGGTCGTTCCACAGGCCGAAGGGCTTCAAGCCAGGGAGGTATTTCGGCCAGTACCGGAACTTCTACAGTTTCCTCTTCCAGCCAGGGGATTTCCACCTCTTTAAGCCATTCAGCCGGAGCAAAAGGCTCGACCGGAGGAACAACTGTTTCGGCTTCTTTAAGCCAGTCCGGAAGCTCTTCTTCCGGATATTCTACTATGACCGGTGGTTTTCTCTCTTCCAGAGCGGTTACAGGGGGCTTCTCCTCCGGGATAAACTCGGGCTTTTCTTCTTCAGGCATGGCCATTTCCTGAATTTTTAGTCTCAGGTCGGAGAGAAAATCGGGGAGCTCTTCCTCCGGAATTTCCGAAATCACTTCTTCGGGAAATACCGGGACATGGGGCAGTTCTTCCGGTGGTTTTTCCTCAATAACCGGAGCAAATTTCAGAGAAGCCCCACAGTTCAGGCATCTCTCTTGCCCCAGCGGGTTAACGGTCCCACATATCTGGCATCTGACCCCCTCTTCAGGGAAGAGGCGAGCCCCACATTGGTTGCAGTATTTGCTTCCTTCCCGGTTAGCTGTCCCGCAGTTAGGGCAATAAATCATCCTGGCACCTCAATCAGTATAAGGCCTGTCCATTCCGACTACTATTCTCAAGCCTGCCGCTATAATCCCCAGGGCGACTCCAAGCAATATGCCTCTCACTCCAGCCATAGCCGGGACCGATATAATCCAGTCCTTGATAGCGCTTACAGGTCCTCCAAGGTCGCTAACAACGGCTGCGTAGCCCAGAAGCACCAGGGAAGCGCTGAGGAGCATTATGGTAGCCTCAGGGCTTCTTTTCTGGAAAACTCTGTAACCAGCTGACAGGGCAAAGAAGGCCAGGAGAGCCATAACGGTAGCCTGAAGGGGGTATTGAACGTAACGGAATACCCAGCTGACCACCAGCCCGTGAGGTCCAGCCGGGTCTATGAAACCAAAGACTATGACAGTCCACATAGCTAAAACTACCACAATGCTATAGCCCCAGCCCTTTTCCCGACGGAAAACTCTTGAGGCGTGAACGAGGAAGATATTCAGAAGACCCGTGAGCATAGCGAAAGCCGTCACAATCACCGCCCACTGGAGCAAAACCCTGCCCATCGGGTCCAAAACTGGATGGACGAAAAAGAAATCAAGCACCATCACAAGGCCTGTAAGGATCGCCACCAGGATAGGCAGTGCCTTCTTCATATTACCCCCAGCGTTTTAAGGATAACCCCCAGGGCTATCCCAACTATTAAAATAAAGCGCATCACGTCCTGAGCTATAATGCCAGCCAGGGCATGGGGTTCTCCAGAAAGGTAAGCTCCAGCAGCAAAAACTTCCTCTCCCAAAAGGTAATGTTCCGTTGAAGAGTAGACGAAGGGAAGAACTGCCGGGTCTACGGAACCAGCGACCTGGTCAATCCCCTGGCTGTTAGCCATTTCGCTCAAAAGCAAAAACTCATAGCCGAAAGGTCCAACAGCCAGGTGAAGGATTGGCCTCTCGTTCTTAAGAACCTCCGCTGCGCCGGCTGCATAGGTTGCTCTCTCCGGGGCAATGAAGTAGATGCGCCCATCTTTTGCGCCGGTTTTTCTCTTGAAATCGTAAGCTGAAAGCATAGGGGCGGGGTGGAAAAAGGTAGAGATAACGGGAACGCCGTATCGGCTTCCCTGCCTCTGGGCATACTCCAGAAGGCTCAGGCCAGCTCTGGTTTCGGCGGTATCCTTTTCGCCTATGGTGCCCGTCCCCGAGGAGATGTGGAGGGGTTTGCCGCTTTCTATGGCTTTCTGGAAAACGCCCCTCAAGAAATCCAAGGCAGGAATTGGCCTGAGGTCGGGTTTACCCCTCAGCCTTACTTCTATAAAGGCGATGTACAGAAACAGGAGGAAAAAGATGAGAAAGGCAAGGCCTGCTTCATTCATCGTTTTCTCCTTCCAGAAGGGCCAAAAGTTCTTCTGGCTGGCTCAGAAGGCCAGCAAGGGGTTTCATTTTTCCCAAACCTATGAAGGGTTCCAGGAAGAAAAGGCCGTTAGCTAAGATTGGGCCAATAGGCCTGGCAATTCTGAGGGCTAAAATGGCCGGTTCTCTGAGGCCCCATTCCCGTATTTTCCTGGCCATTAGCTCCAATAAGAAGCCGTCGTTTCTAATGTGCGCCCCCATGTTGCCTAGGGTTTGCTATGGTTTAAGAAAACGATGAAAAGCGTTTGCCCACCCCTGGCAATTTCGCCAGGAGCATGCGCCTTTTTATAAGGCCTATGGCCTTTCTAACCCGGCTGGCTATGGTTTCCCCAAAGACCATCTCCTGGTCTTCCAGAAGATTCCCGAGGGAAGCAAGGGCCTCTTTCCCTCCGATCCGGCCCAGGGCTGAGGCCGCTTCAGCTCGCACCTGAGGGTGTGGATCCCTGAGCAGGGTCACCAGGGCAGGCTCAGCATCAGGTGCTCTCAGGTTACCCATAGCTCTGGCCGCTGCTGAACGAACGGTCGGGTGGGAATCCTTTGCCAGTTCAGCCAGCAAGGGCAGTGCTTCCTCTTTCGGAATAGCCCCTTTTCCAAGGCCAAGAGCCACTGCGCGTCGCACCCCCCACGCCGGGTCGTTTGTAAACTTTTTAAGGCAATTTATCGCCTCTTCATCGCCAATATCCAGGAGGCCCTCGGCGGCGCTCCAACGCACCAGCTCACTTTTGCTCCGGAGAGCTCTGGAGAGGCTCTCCACCGCTCTGGAATCCTTAAACTTGCCCAGAAGCCGGGCCGCTTCCATCCGAAAGACCGAATCTCTTCGGTTGAGTAACTCCAAAAGGAGCCGTATCACCTCTTCTCCTCCGATGGAGAGAAGGGCTTCTCCTGCTTTCCACCGGACGAAAGGATGATCATCACCCAGAGCTCTGGCCAAGGCCTCAAGCAGTTCCGGCTCCGCAGGCGAACCCACGAGGGCCTCTGCCGCCTCCCACCTGGCTTTGGGATCAGGCGATCCTATAAGGGTCTGGGTTAGCTTCTTCCAGTCTTGAGTTCGCTTCCTGAAAAGCCTGCCTAAAAATCCCAGAAGCCTCACCCTTCAGACACCTCCTCAAAGGCTTCCTTAAAGGCTTGATAGGCTTCGTCTCCGAAGAGCACAAAAATTACTCTTTCCAGACCGCTGCCCCCAGCCAGGTGCGCACGGACAGCCTTTAGCATTATGCCGGCGGCTTCCTTTAAAGGAAAGCCCCCAACTCCTGTCCCCAGAGCGGGGAAAGCTATACTTTTGAGGCCGAGCTTTTCGGCAAGGAGCAAACTATTCAGGGTTGCGTTCCGGATGGATTCGTGGGAAGGGGGTATCATCTGGCCCTGATCATCGTATCCCATGGCTGCAGCGTGGATGACGTAGCGAGCCTTTAGGCGGCCTGCTCCTGTGGCTACCGCTTCCCCGACGTTTATAGGCCCCTTGGCTACAGCCTCCCGTTCAATTTCTTCGCCTCCGACCCTCTTTATGGCTCCCGCCACCCCACTACCCATCCAGAGCCTGTTGTTAGCCGCATTCACTATAGCATCGGCCTCTATTGCGGTTATATCGCCCTTGAGGATAACGATTTCGCTCATGGCTTAGATTACGTGTTTTTCTCCCATTATTTCCTTTTCGGCGAAGCGGTTGTAGCGAAAATCCCTGATATCAAAAGTTATTGACCGGCCCTCAGTTATGAGTTCAGACATCACAAGGCCAGTGGCCGGGGATAGCATAAAACCGTGGCCGCTGAACCCCACAGCGCAATAAAAGCCCTCAATTCCCGGAACTGTATCTATTATGGGCTGGCTATCGGGGGTAACCTCGTAAAGGCCCGCCCAGCCCCTCATAATGCGGGCTTTCTCCAGGATAGGGATGCGTTTTATCCCATGTTCCACTACTTTCTCCATGAAACTCCAGTCCACGTTCAGGTTGAAACTTGGGGGTTCAGTCAGATCGCTCATCCCCATAAGAAGCCCTGGCCCTTCTTTGCGCATATACCAGTGATGTTTGAAGTCAATGGTCATGGGCCAGTCAGGCGGGATATCGGGGAAAGCATCGGTAAT
The sequence above is a segment of the Anaerolineae bacterium genome. Coding sequences within it:
- a CDS encoding glutamate mutase L yields the protein MVERFAVGSILTVDWGSLWTKAFLIDRADGNYRFVAKGWAPTFEHDPLRSLQEAISRIEKATGRRLTGTEGMPLIPERELDGVDFFTASVSFPPPLKVMLMGLSEISLEAARRAVKCYYTKETGSFSYLTEESRNARIERLLRTFNENLPDLILIAGGAERSNPAPLVEMAQMLSLVYPLFPVPWKPPVIFAGNSAAYGPVEELLSGLTQLRLVENLMPSLEEQNIGTLFRELEELYRQLRISEIYNLGYLRSTLSAPLIPSLSSFTLIVRYLSSLYGFEGGVLGVDAGGTYITIIGAKKDNFLTVVQSDLSPCRAYFLLKDLERVTRWLPIEVDHEKVAEAILEKALRPETISLTKEELLLEGAILRETLMEAFLTAQEPLKAFFGPELSVDMIVLTGGALSSFPIVGWLTLAVIDAFQLSGITMLAVDRLGLCTPLGSLVYINPQAVFEILERDALTPVGTVIAPSGSAPEGTVAIKAGIHFDDGRYLEAEVKGGNIEVIPLAPGRKASLKINLSRGLNLGPIPKELEVRGGIVGIILDARGRPLTLPARREKIQKWLLGMET
- a CDS encoding zinc-ribbon domain-containing protein → MIYCPNCGTANREGSKYCNQCGARLFPEEGVRCQICGTVNPLGQERCLNCGASLKFAPVIEEKPPEELPHVPVFPEEVISEIPEEELPDFLSDLRLKIQEMAMPEEEKPEFIPEEKPPVTALEERKPPVIVEYPEEELPDWLKEAETVVPPVEPFAPAEWLKEVEIPWLEEETVEVPVLAEIPPWLEALRPVERPVEVPSMPEEEAEEEGALKGLKGVLKPAAIFMPPERISIRRERAELGPGREEIQKLLKLAPIAPSVKIRVPARKVRTHRFIYFVLFLAVLVPLLLGWPSIPSGSPPTPPGVEALFQTVEALPENSPVLVAFDYEPYMAGEMEMIASPVLAHLRDRGCSLAILSLNPTGPALAQGLMEKLGFRYGEEFVNLGYIPAVEASLRALGISVKELVEYDYLYGEPLNSFRAFQGIEKFTDWKLVVMLSAQSPALVGWIEQVGSIHQVPMVAVVIAGLKSYAEPYLNSGQLKGLLGGVTDAALYEALRGKLSESARAVPVQAFAIVIALFIILAGSLIRGKGAV
- a CDS encoding HEAT repeat domain-containing protein, with product MRLLGFLGRLFRKRTQDWKKLTQTLIGSPDPKARWEAAEALVGSPAEPELLEALARALGDDHPFVRWKAGEALLSIGGEEVIRLLLELLNRRDSVFRMEAARLLGKFKDSRAVESLSRALRSKSELVRWSAAEGLLDIGDEEAINCLKKFTNDPAWGVRRAVALGLGKGAIPKEEALPLLAELAKDSHPTVRSAAARAMGNLRAPDAEPALVTLLRDPHPQVRAEAASALGRIGGKEALASLGNLLEDQEMVFGETIASRVRKAIGLIKRRMLLAKLPGVGKRFSSFS
- a CDS encoding macro domain-containing protein, translated to MSEIVILKGDITAIEADAIVNAANNRLWMGSGVAGAIKRVGGEEIEREAVAKGPINVGEAVATGAGRLKARYVIHAAAMGYDDQGQMIPPSHESIRNATLNSLLLAEKLGLKSIAFPALGTGVGGFPLKEAAGIMLKAVRAHLAGGSGLERVIFVLFGDEAYQAFKEAFEEVSEG